From one Flavobacterium sp. N502536 genomic stretch:
- the nagB gene encoding glucosamine-6-phosphate deaminase, with protein sequence MKMIKSTIDKATGFEKRFENINTVVFENSTEASKAVARQIAALIQSKQKNNESCILGLATGSSPKGLYAELVRLHKEEGLSFKNVITFNLDEYYPMEPDSINSYVRFMKELLLDQVDILPENYHIPDGTLSKEEIADYCHNYEVKIEALGGIDLQILGIGGNGHIGFNESGSLQNSKTRLVALDHITRVAASGDFSGLSNTPRTAITLGVKKIMEAKQVILMAWGEGKSNIIKKSVEGEVTNQIPASFLQEHNNAVFVLDREASSKLTRINRPWLVEKIVWTDKLIRKAVLGLALDLKKPILMLTDADYIENGMSDLLADSGPAYDINIKIFNKLQNTITGWPGGKPNADDHNRPERAEPTRKKVLIFSPHPDDDIISMGGTFMRLQQQGHEVHVAYQTSGNIAVADDEALRFARFVCDYNDKFAIKSAEAEDIYKKAENFLKNKKASEIDIPEVRYLKGLIRKGEARATSHFVGLPDEQIHFMELPFYETGTIEKKPLGKKDIQLTMDLIEKIQPHQIYAAGDLADPHGTHKVCLDAIFEAVKALKSKPFMNDCWVWLYRGAWQEWGIDEVEMAVPMSPDQVLEKRHGIFKHQSQKDGVVFQGTDAREFWQRAEDRNSETAQLYNQLGLSHYAAMEAFVRWKF encoded by the coding sequence ATTAAAATGATAAAAAGCACCATAGATAAAGCAACGGGCTTCGAGAAACGATTTGAAAACATCAACACGGTTGTTTTCGAAAATTCAACGGAAGCCTCTAAAGCTGTAGCACGACAAATCGCAGCGCTAATTCAATCCAAACAAAAAAACAACGAATCCTGTATATTAGGTTTAGCGACCGGTTCTTCTCCAAAAGGATTGTATGCCGAACTGGTTCGTTTGCACAAAGAAGAAGGTTTAAGTTTTAAAAACGTGATTACTTTCAATCTGGACGAATATTATCCGATGGAACCGGACTCCATCAACAGCTACGTTCGATTTATGAAAGAACTGCTGTTGGATCAGGTAGATATTTTACCTGAAAACTACCATATCCCTGACGGAACATTATCCAAAGAAGAAATTGCCGATTACTGTCACAATTATGAAGTCAAAATTGAAGCTTTAGGAGGTATCGATCTGCAGATTCTTGGAATTGGCGGAAACGGTCATATTGGATTTAATGAATCCGGATCGTTACAAAACTCCAAAACACGACTGGTAGCACTGGATCATATTACGAGAGTGGCTGCCAGCGGAGATTTTTCGGGTCTAAGCAACACGCCAAGAACAGCGATTACACTTGGAGTCAAAAAAATAATGGAAGCCAAACAGGTCATTTTAATGGCTTGGGGAGAAGGGAAATCCAACATCATTAAAAAATCGGTTGAAGGAGAAGTCACCAATCAAATTCCGGCCTCCTTTTTACAGGAACACAACAATGCCGTTTTTGTACTGGACCGGGAAGCTTCCTCCAAACTAACCCGTATCAACAGACCCTGGCTGGTCGAGAAAATTGTCTGGACCGATAAACTCATCCGAAAAGCGGTTTTAGGATTGGCACTAGATTTAAAAAAACCAATTCTGATGCTTACTGATGCCGACTATATCGAGAATGGAATGAGCGACTTACTGGCCGATTCAGGTCCGGCATACGACATCAACATCAAGATATTCAACAAACTTCAAAATACAATTACGGGCTGGCCCGGAGGCAAACCAAATGCTGACGATCACAATCGTCCGGAAAGAGCAGAACCAACCCGAAAAAAAGTATTGATTTTTAGTCCGCATCCCGATGATGATATTATCAGTATGGGGGGAACTTTTATGCGCCTTCAGCAACAAGGACACGAAGTGCATGTCGCCTATCAAACCTCTGGAAATATTGCCGTGGCCGATGATGAAGCCCTGAGATTTGCCCGATTTGTTTGCGATTACAATGACAAATTTGCTATAAAAAGTGCCGAAGCCGAAGACATCTACAAAAAAGCCGAAAACTTCTTAAAAAATAAAAAAGCAAGCGAAATAGATATTCCTGAAGTTCGGTATTTAAAAGGCCTAATCCGAAAAGGAGAAGCACGTGCCACCAGTCACTTTGTAGGTTTACCCGATGAACAGATTCATTTTATGGAACTTCCCTTTTACGAAACCGGAACGATTGAAAAAAAACCATTAGGCAAGAAAGATATCCAACTGACCATGGATTTAATTGAAAAAATCCAACCACATCAAATCTACGCCGCAGGAGATCTGGCCGATCCGCACGGAACACATAAAGTATGTCTGGACGCGATTTTTGAGGCCGTAAAAGCGCTAAAATCAAAACCTTTTATGAACGATTGCTGGGTTTGGCTGTATCGCGGGGCATGGCAGGAATGGGGAATCGATGAGGTTGAAATGGCAGTACCCATGAGCCCCGATCAGGTACTGGAAAAACGCCACGGAATCTTCAAACATCAGTCTCAAAAAGACGGCGTAGTCTTTCAGGGAACCGATGCCAGAGAATTTTGGCAAAGAGCCGAGGACCGAAACAGCGAAACAGCGCAATTGTACAATCAATTAGGTTTGTCCCACTATGCCGCAATGGAAGCTTTCGTACGCTGGAAATTTTAG
- a CDS encoding glycosyltransferase, which translates to MKSETLTTEQFYTSNPDLTTEQALNSSIFRISNSNVASKKVSERTKSKTGLFVLVSTFVLLFIGAYSAYYLQADFDQFQLERMNSSWGFPFLVLAGVLFVFQAVVFLYNLYLYFTYKPIESVSDEMLPTCTVIVPAYNEGKLVWDTLMSLAESDFPEQKMQILAVDDGSKDDTWYWMQQAKIKLGDRLTIFQQPENKGKRHALHRGFELGTGEIFVTVDSDSIVKKDTLRNLVSPFVVDEKCGAVAGNVHVLNSKKAILPKMLNVSFVMSFEFMRSAESRLGSVLCTPGAAAAYRKTSVFACLDEWINQTFMGQPSDIGEDRAMTNMILRQGQHVLFQRNAYVLTNVPEEYTGLYKMFIRWSRSNVRENIAMAKYVFTDFRKESKFGARLLFVNQSLKMIMAYPFLFFMFFFIAMHPLLFLSSTLLAILVVSSFPVLFYTKRYNFADSLWVYSYSVFYTFSLFWITPYAIVTANKKGWLTRGLA; encoded by the coding sequence ATGAAAAGTGAAACCCTAACAACAGAACAGTTTTATACTTCAAATCCAGATCTTACTACCGAACAAGCCTTAAACAGTTCCATTTTTCGTATTAGTAATTCAAATGTAGCTTCAAAGAAAGTAAGCGAGCGTACCAAAAGTAAAACAGGATTGTTTGTGTTGGTAAGCACGTTTGTGTTATTGTTTATCGGAGCTTATTCTGCCTATTATTTACAAGCCGATTTCGATCAGTTTCAGTTGGAACGAATGAATTCTAGCTGGGGATTTCCTTTCCTGGTACTGGCAGGGGTATTGTTTGTATTTCAAGCCGTAGTTTTTCTGTATAATTTATACTTGTATTTTACTTATAAACCAATCGAATCTGTTTCAGATGAAATGTTGCCAACCTGTACCGTGATTGTTCCTGCGTATAACGAAGGGAAACTGGTTTGGGATACTTTGATGAGTTTGGCAGAAAGCGATTTTCCGGAGCAAAAAATGCAAATATTAGCGGTTGACGACGGAAGTAAAGACGATACCTGGTATTGGATGCAGCAAGCTAAAATAAAATTAGGCGATCGTTTGACGATTTTTCAACAACCTGAAAACAAAGGAAAACGTCATGCCTTACACCGTGGATTCGAATTGGGAACCGGAGAAATTTTTGTTACGGTAGACAGTGATTCCATCGTAAAAAAAGATACTTTAAGAAACTTAGTGAGTCCGTTTGTAGTGGATGAAAAATGTGGCGCAGTAGCCGGAAATGTTCATGTGCTGAACAGCAAAAAAGCAATCCTGCCTAAAATGTTAAACGTGAGTTTTGTGATGAGTTTTGAATTCATGCGTTCTGCCGAAAGCAGATTAGGTTCAGTGCTTTGTACTCCGGGTGCAGCGGCGGCTTACAGAAAAACTTCAGTTTTTGCCTGTCTGGACGAATGGATCAATCAGACTTTCATGGGGCAGCCGTCTGACATTGGTGAAGACCGTGCCATGACCAACATGATTTTGAGACAAGGGCAGCATGTGTTGTTTCAGAGAAATGCTTATGTGCTTACAAATGTACCGGAAGAATATACCGGATTGTACAAGATGTTTATCAGATGGAGTAGAAGTAATGTACGTGAGAATATCGCTATGGCGAAATATGTTTTTACAGATTTCAGAAAAGAATCTAAATTTGGAGCCCGACTTTTATTTGTCAATCAATCTTTGAAGATGATTATGGCGTATCCGTTTCTATTTTTTATGTTCTTTTTCATCGCGATGCACCCGTTATTGTTTTTAAGTTCTACACTTTTGGCAATTTTAGTAGTATCAAGTTTCCCGGTATTGTTTTATACGAAAAGATATAATTTTGCCGATTCACTTTGGGTTTATTCATACAGTGTTTTCTATACTTTCAGTTTGTTTTGGATTACACCGTATGCAATCGTTACCGCCAATAAAAAAGGCTGGTTGACCCGAGGATTGGCTTAA
- a CDS encoding MFS transporter, with translation MKKNTTESPAFSSHQKIIIAILALLQFTVILDFMVISPLGDILMKTLNMTTANFGFTVSAYAFSAGASGLLAAGFADKFDRKKLLIFFYIGFIIGTVFCALSTSYMMLLWARIVTGLFGGVIGSVSLAIVTDLFVIHQRGRVMGFIQMAFASSQILGIPVGLYFANNWGWHSAFIMIAVLAVLILIGIITQMEPITKHLEVQSDKSPFLHLWHTLSNKHYQIGFMSIAFLSVGGFMLQPFGSAFLVNNIHISQLELPMVFFFTGLSVLFIMPLVGKLSDKVSKFKLFAAGSILSVVMIIIYTNLGPVPLWEIVVLTMIMFMGIMSRMIPATTLNTAIPGLEDRGAYMSISSSLQQIAGGIAAVCAGFIVHQKTKTSPLENYDILGYVIAVITLSTIFLIWRVNKLVQSKDTAVPTPVPEMAEV, from the coding sequence ATGAAAAAAAACACTACAGAAAGCCCGGCTTTCTCTTCACATCAAAAAATCATTATTGCGATACTGGCACTTTTGCAGTTTACGGTTATACTTGATTTTATGGTTATCTCTCCTTTAGGAGATATTTTAATGAAAACCCTGAACATGACAACGGCTAACTTTGGTTTTACCGTTTCTGCTTACGCTTTTAGTGCGGGAGCTTCAGGACTACTTGCTGCAGGTTTTGCAGACAAATTTGACCGAAAGAAACTTTTAATTTTCTTTTATATCGGATTTATTATCGGTACGGTTTTTTGCGCACTTTCAACCAGTTATATGATGCTGTTATGGGCAAGGATTGTAACCGGACTTTTTGGAGGTGTAATCGGATCCGTTTCTTTGGCAATTGTAACCGATTTATTTGTAATTCACCAGCGTGGACGCGTAATGGGATTTATACAAATGGCATTTGCCTCCAGTCAGATTTTAGGAATTCCGGTAGGATTGTACTTTGCGAATAACTGGGGATGGCATTCGGCTTTTATTATGATTGCGGTTCTGGCAGTATTGATTCTTATTGGGATTATTACACAAATGGAACCTATTACTAAACATTTAGAAGTGCAGTCAGACAAAAGTCCTTTCTTGCATTTATGGCATACCCTTAGCAACAAACATTACCAGATTGGTTTTATGTCTATTGCTTTTCTCTCTGTAGGAGGTTTTATGTTACAACCCTTTGGAAGCGCATTTTTAGTGAATAATATTCATATCAGTCAGCTCGAATTGCCGATGGTCTTTTTCTTTACCGGACTTTCGGTACTTTTTATCATGCCTTTAGTGGGTAAATTAAGTGACAAAGTAAGTAAGTTTAAACTGTTTGCGGCAGGATCAATACTCTCTGTCGTTATGATTATTATTTATACCAATCTTGGCCCTGTACCCTTATGGGAAATCGTAGTGCTTACGATGATTATGTTTATGGGAATCATGAGCCGAATGATTCCGGCCACAACTTTAAATACTGCTATTCCCGGACTGGAAGATCGCGGTGCTTATATGTCAATCTCTTCTTCCCTGCAACAAATTGCAGGCGGAATTGCAGCGGTTTGTGCCGGATTTATTGTACATCAGAAAACAAAGACGTCTCCTCTGGAAAACTATGATATTTTAGGATATGTAATTGCGGTGATTACACTTTCGACAATATTTTTGATATGGAGAGTAAATAAGTTAGTACAATCAAAAGATACAGCTGTTCCCACTCCGGTTCCGGAAATGGCAGAAGTTTAA
- a CDS encoding SDR family oxidoreductase: MKNAKILVLGSNGKTGRRVAERLEQIEGVEIRLGSRNEKTPFDWEKPETWETVLQGIDTVYITFQPDLAIPSAVNTIQNFTQLATKSGVQKMVLLSGRGEKEAQLCEEIVKNTAKNWTIVRASWFNQNFSESFFLDPILAGIVALPRAEALEPFTDADDIADVVTAALVEDKHNGKTYELTGPRLLTFKQAVNEIAEASGRNITFQGLSLEEYIGMLKEYQIPEDHIWLINYLFEQVLDGRNSSITSDIENILGRKAKDFSVYAKETAKTAIWNS, from the coding sequence ATGAAAAATGCAAAAATTTTAGTCCTGGGATCTAATGGAAAAACAGGACGCAGAGTAGCTGAAAGATTAGAACAAATTGAGGGCGTTGAAATCCGTTTGGGGTCCCGCAATGAAAAAACACCTTTCGATTGGGAAAAACCGGAAACCTGGGAAACTGTTCTTCAAGGAATTGATACGGTTTACATTACCTTCCAGCCTGACTTAGCCATTCCTTCGGCGGTAAATACTATCCAAAATTTTACACAGCTTGCGACAAAATCTGGTGTTCAAAAAATGGTTTTACTTTCCGGAAGAGGTGAAAAAGAAGCACAGCTTTGCGAGGAAATCGTAAAAAATACGGCTAAAAACTGGACCATTGTTCGTGCCAGCTGGTTCAATCAAAACTTTAGCGAAAGCTTCTTTCTCGATCCTATACTAGCCGGGATTGTTGCCTTACCAAGAGCCGAAGCACTGGAACCTTTTACCGATGCCGACGATATTGCCGATGTAGTGACCGCCGCTCTGGTAGAGGATAAACACAACGGAAAAACTTATGAACTTACCGGTCCCAGACTATTGACTTTCAAACAAGCGGTAAACGAAATCGCCGAAGCCAGCGGACGAAATATCACTTTTCAGGGATTATCTTTGGAAGAGTATATTGGAATGTTGAAAGAATATCAAATTCCGGAAGATCATATTTGGCTGATCAACTATCTTTTTGAACAGGTTTTGGATGGCCGAAATTCCAGTATCACCTCGGATATAGAAAATATTCTGGGTAGAAAAGCAAAGGATTTTTCTGTCTATGCAAAAGAAACAGCCAAAACAGCAATCTGGAACTCCTAA
- a CDS encoding helix-turn-helix domain-containing protein, translating into MTTDIIELNDFIVLIEQSNTSKPFVQQCEIDGDAVGFAFYGSGNVELEIKHNDQTKYLTNTTGLAICFFGNQKVAFSHKIEPDKPLQSISIFTKPKHLHSLPQAEKEIFENYLPELLNPREHFVQGPSFYMTLEMQLAVQKIFNTTYTGNTRLLFLKSQVNELLAHFYALLATGTKIDLSEMDKNKLFKAKEIVTNSYSKPPSITQLSQMVGLNSNKLKKNFKELFGIPVFKFVQEERLHKAYELLRDNEKTVQESAWEVGYDSLSSFSNAFHKKFGMRPNEVRQQFFSNKS; encoded by the coding sequence ATGACAACAGATATTATAGAATTAAATGATTTTATTGTTTTAATCGAACAATCCAACACCTCCAAACCTTTCGTACAGCAATGCGAAATCGACGGAGATGCCGTTGGTTTTGCCTTTTATGGTTCGGGCAATGTCGAACTGGAGATCAAACATAACGATCAAACTAAATATCTGACCAATACAACGGGCTTGGCAATTTGCTTTTTTGGCAATCAGAAGGTAGCATTCTCCCATAAAATAGAACCCGATAAACCACTACAGTCCATCAGCATCTTCACCAAACCAAAACACCTGCATTCCTTACCTCAGGCTGAGAAAGAAATTTTCGAAAACTATCTTCCGGAATTATTAAATCCGAGAGAGCATTTTGTTCAGGGTCCTTCTTTTTATATGACTTTGGAGATGCAATTGGCTGTTCAGAAAATTTTCAACACCACTTATACCGGCAATACGAGATTGTTGTTTTTAAAAAGTCAGGTCAATGAACTGCTTGCCCATTTTTATGCACTTTTGGCAACAGGTACCAAAATTGACCTTTCGGAAATGGACAAAAACAAACTTTTTAAGGCAAAAGAAATTGTAACCAATAGCTATTCGAAACCGCCATCAATCACTCAATTGTCACAAATGGTAGGTTTAAACAGTAATAAACTCAAAAAGAACTTCAAAGAACTTTTTGGTATTCCGGTCTTCAAATTTGTTCAGGAAGAAAGACTTCACAAAGCTTACGAATTACTTCGTGACAACGAAAAAACAGTCCAGGAATCTGCTTGGGAAGTTGGCTATGACAGTCTGAGTTCTTTTTCAAATGCCTTTCATAAAAAATTTGGCATGCGTCCAAATGAAGTTCGGCAACAATTCTTTTCAAACAAATCATAA
- a CDS encoding TetR/AcrR family transcriptional regulator — protein sequence MRARDVDKEKLVIEMAIDQIVQEGFQGFSMNKLAKACSISVGTLYIYYKDKDDLIQKIGAIIALKFFTSTVKNFSPEMSFEEGLWKQWENRANFTMKYPKEVAFFEIVKHSPHSEIILDSIQEFADFRRIMKMFIDNGLRNNELIPMTFEAFWSVAYGPLYTLLNLHTEGKSMGGKPFKLTREIMKEAFQATVKGLKP from the coding sequence ATGAGAGCAAGAGATGTCGACAAGGAAAAATTGGTAATCGAAATGGCAATTGACCAGATTGTCCAGGAAGGATTTCAAGGTTTTAGTATGAACAAGCTCGCGAAGGCTTGTTCTATTTCTGTTGGCACGCTCTACATTTATTACAAAGACAAAGATGATTTGATTCAAAAAATAGGTGCCATTATTGCGCTGAAGTTTTTTACCAGCACCGTGAAAAACTTTTCGCCCGAAATGTCATTTGAGGAAGGTTTATGGAAACAGTGGGAAAACCGCGCCAACTTTACCATGAAGTATCCTAAGGAAGTTGCATTTTTTGAAATTGTCAAACATTCACCTCATTCAGAAATCATTCTGGATTCTATTCAGGAGTTTGCAGATTTTAGAAGGATTATGAAGATGTTTATTGATAACGGCTTGCGCAACAATGAGCTGATTCCGATGACATTTGAGGCTTTTTGGAGTGTTGCCTACGGGCCTTTGTACACCCTATTAAATTTACATACTGAAGGGAAGAGTATGGGAGGGAAACCTTTTAAACTTACCCGGGAAATTATGAAAGAAGCCTTTCAGGCCACTGTAAAAGGACTAAAACCATGA
- a CDS encoding virulence RhuM family protein yields MRKFRTTAFYGKNYQTNHYNLDVIISVGYRVKSLQETKLSNQKTFTPHTSPSTI; encoded by the coding sequence ATTCGGAAATTCCGAACAACTGCATTTTATGGTAAAAATTATCAAACTAACCATTACAATCTTGATGTCATAATTTCTGTAGGTTACAGAGTAAAATCACTTCAGGAAACAAAACTTTCCAATCAGAAAACTTTTACTCCTCATACATCTCCATCCACAATCTAG
- a CDS encoding DUF5367 domain-containing protein has product MKYSRGIFSGFIVWLCVSISFYLFGNTPLLKDYFLVQATIVMVLIVFYAIVGAKFYYQKKYNTKGFTLGILMSATALLLDVLITVPFVEIPEGRSYESFFTSPILWTLAFINSFSVYLYWKRKIKP; this is encoded by the coding sequence ATGAAATATAGCAGAGGAATATTTTCAGGATTTATAGTTTGGTTGTGCGTTAGTATTTCTTTTTATCTTTTCGGTAATACTCCCCTTCTGAAAGATTATTTTCTAGTACAAGCCACCATCGTTATGGTACTTATTGTTTTTTATGCCATCGTTGGTGCAAAATTTTATTATCAGAAAAAATACAATACCAAGGGTTTTACACTTGGAATACTAATGTCTGCAACAGCACTGTTATTAGATGTTTTGATAACCGTTCCTTTTGTTGAAATTCCCGAAGGAAGAAGTTATGAGAGCTTTTTCACCAGTCCAATTTTATGGACACTGGCCTTTATAAACTCTTTTTCGGTGTATCTGTATTGGAAAAGAAAAATTAAACCTTAA
- a CDS encoding Na+/H+ antiporter, producing MENITVIIMLLFGVAFLSLVSKKYNFPIPIVLVLCGVVISIIPGLPVIALSPEVVFIIFLPPLLYHAAWYTSWSDFKQTIRPITLAAVGLVLFTTVAVAIAAHLLIDDISWPLAFLLGAIVSPPDAVSATSITKGLGLHPRLIAILEGESLVNDASGLVAYKYALTAITAGNFVLWKAGLNFVVMSVAGIAIGLTVGYIMSYIHKRFVCDEVIEATLTLLTPFASYLIAEHFECSGVLAVVATGLFLSARSGTIFTHESRMMTGTIWSVLTNILNGLIFILIGLQLRQIIDGIGDYSGWSLFVWGASISIVVILVRFLWVVPATLLPRMLSKRIRLKEEFDYRNMIIFGWSGMRGVVSMAAALALPLMMNKTTEFPLRNLIIYLVFCVILSTLVVQGLTLPWLIKKLKVQPYSILAEEYEIRNTIVSQTITHIEDNFSLLNDDLLHNIKSKYEVKFNRLQKTELPANFFGKGNVLGGEIFNDFTKLQIDLLNVERAKLELMHKTGSVHEEIFRKIEKELDLEETRLWMEMYEE from the coding sequence ATGGAAAATATTACCGTAATTATCATGTTACTATTTGGAGTCGCTTTTCTGAGTCTTGTTAGTAAAAAATACAATTTTCCAATTCCCATCGTGCTGGTACTTTGTGGTGTGGTAATTAGTATCATTCCCGGACTTCCGGTAATCGCGTTGAGTCCCGAAGTGGTTTTTATTATCTTTTTGCCACCGCTTTTATACCACGCCGCCTGGTACACCAGCTGGTCCGATTTTAAACAAACGATCCGGCCTATTACTTTGGCAGCAGTGGGTTTGGTGTTGTTTACAACAGTTGCGGTAGCGATTGCAGCACATCTGCTTATTGATGATATTTCGTGGCCTTTGGCTTTTCTTTTAGGAGCGATAGTTTCGCCTCCGGATGCTGTTTCTGCGACTTCGATTACCAAAGGATTGGGTTTGCATCCCAGATTGATTGCCATTCTCGAAGGCGAAAGTCTGGTCAATGATGCCAGTGGTCTGGTGGCTTACAAATATGCACTAACCGCAATTACAGCCGGTAACTTTGTACTCTGGAAGGCTGGATTAAACTTTGTTGTAATGTCTGTAGCGGGAATCGCAATCGGTTTGACTGTGGGGTACATCATGAGTTATATTCACAAAAGATTTGTTTGCGATGAGGTGATCGAAGCTACTTTGACCTTGCTGACGCCTTTTGCCTCTTATTTAATCGCAGAGCATTTTGAATGTTCGGGAGTTTTGGCCGTAGTCGCCACCGGACTTTTTTTATCCGCCAGATCTGGAACTATTTTTACCCATGAAAGCCGAATGATGACCGGAACCATCTGGAGTGTTTTAACCAATATTTTAAACGGATTGATTTTTATTTTAATCGGACTTCAGCTGCGACAAATTATTGACGGAATAGGGGATTACTCCGGTTGGTCCTTGTTTGTTTGGGGCGCTTCGATAAGTATAGTGGTCATTTTGGTTCGGTTTTTATGGGTGGTGCCGGCGACTTTGCTTCCGAGAATGCTAAGTAAAAGAATCCGTCTCAAAGAAGAATTCGATTATCGAAACATGATTATTTTCGGCTGGTCCGGAATGCGTGGGGTAGTGTCCATGGCGGCTGCGTTGGCCTTGCCATTAATGATGAACAAAACAACCGAATTCCCTTTGCGAAACCTCATCATTTACCTGGTTTTTTGTGTGATACTTTCGACTTTGGTCGTTCAGGGACTTACTTTGCCGTGGCTGATTAAAAAATTAAAAGTGCAGCCCTATTCGATTCTTGCTGAAGAATATGAAATCCGAAACACTATCGTTTCGCAAACCATTACCCACATCGAAGATAATTTTTCTTTGCTTAATGATGACTTGTTGCACAACATTAAAAGCAAATACGAAGTCAAATTCAATCGCCTCCAGAAAACTGAACTCCCGGCTAATTTCTTCGGAAAAGGAAATGTATTGGGAGGGGAAATCTTTAACGATTTTACCAAACTCCAGATCGACCTTCTAAACGTAGAACGCGCCAAACTGGAACTCATGCACAAAACAGGCTCTGTTCACGAAGAGATTTTCAGAAAAATTGAAAAAGAACTGGATTTGGAAGAGACTAGATTGTGGATGGAGATGTATGAGGAGTAA